From the genome of Zalophus californianus isolate mZalCal1 chromosome 5, mZalCal1.pri.v2, whole genome shotgun sequence:
TAGGACCTCTGCACAATACCCAGCCCTCCTTTGCTTCCAAGAGATCTGCCTTTTATTCAGCCATCCACTCTCTCAACAAATGCTCATTATACATCCAAAGTGAGCCTAGAAGCAGGCTGGAAACACccaagcagttaaaaaaaaaaaaaaaaaggctccagcCCCTGTCATCCTGAGCCTACAAGTTAGTGGGGAAAATACACACTAAATAAATGATTCTTTCGGGACAGCTGTAGTTTGTGTTATGAAGGATGTGCCAAGAAGGCACAGGAGGGTCCTGCTGTGGTCTAGCACTGAAGGTGTATATGAGGGAGGAGTCCTTGGAAAGgttccctgaggaagtgacataTAAGCTGGGacttcaaagatgaataagagtTTGCTGTGTGATGcctgggagtgggaggaggaaatGGTCTAGGCAGACAGGTGTTTTGTTCCAAGGTCTTGCGACCACAAGGTGGTTGGCTCACTAGGGGAACAGAAAGAGGGGCACTGCAGCTGACTTCCTCCTAGAAGAGCCACCCTAAAGGACTTGGTCAGGCAGGGTGCTGGTATTTGGAGAGAAACCCAAGTCCAAACTGTGTTCTCAGTTGCaacctttctctcttccctttcagaCGCTCCTCGCTTGCTGGCAGGACTGCCAGGCCCAGACCCCTTCCCCCAGGCCCGGTGGGCTCAGTTCTCACTCAGATTTCCAGAGGCTGCGAACAGGGCTCACTGTGCCTACATGTGCACTTCAGCCAAGACATTCCAACAGTGATTCTGCCTTCTGAATGCCTTCGGATGTCTCAATCCTATCCTGGTCACACCCCACTGGGTTTTGTGACGAACAGGGAAACAGCATGAAAGAAAGCGATGGCCCCAAAGGAGGAACTTGTGATTGACACAAATGGGGCTGTTCCCTTAGGGGCATCATGTATCCTCCAAGAAGCCAGCCCCCAGGTCACTGATTTCCCCGCCTGTTTACATGCTCCGGAAAGAAGATGTGTTTAAGTTTCCTACAGTTCTACAGTGGAAATTGATGCTCTGGGAAAGGAAGCCGTATGTTACAGACGTAGCAGGTTTCTTTTGGAATTCACACACTGGGAGTCTGGCGCTATCCCCTAAATGGtacttttgttgtctttttgttcaAGACAGCAAGCTCCTTCCAGGATCAGAACCGCCTGCCAGCCTCTCTTGATAAACAGCCCACCAGCTCTCTTAGTAGATCAGATATTTAATGATTAGCCTAACTCATTGTTTATCTAAGTGGCAATTACCACCacaatgaaatagtattttaCCTGCAGTGGGAGCATTACGGATAGCTCCCAGGGAGAATCTACTGGCTGGGAATGGCCAACAGAGCTTCCCATACACAGAGGAGAGGACCACTTCATCCTGGCTGGCAGATCTCCACGTCTGAGATGCCATCATCAGATGCTGCTCCAAAGACCTAAGGAAATGTGCCCTGGAGAAGTGTATGGTCCCAATCCTTCCAACTGAGGCTCAATGGCCCAGCAAAATATGAAAGTGCGGCCTGTGCTTCTAAAGCGTAACAGCCTAGAGTCAGTGGAGTTTGTGAAACAACCTCACCATCGCAGGAGCAAATCTCAGCAGGTACGTTTCAAGGAAGATGGGACCAGTAAGACTCCACCTGGCCTAGATGAGGTTGACGTCCAAGCTTCTGAGGACCCAGCTGTGATGGGCAAGACTCAGGCCTCCAGGCACCATCACCTCCCCACCTACTCACTCTCCTTCCCCAGGTCCCAGAAGGCAGGGGGCTTTCGGAACATTGCGATCCAAACCTCCCCCAGTCTCAGGAAGCATTTCCCAGTTTTCAAAAGGAAGAGACTCACATCCAGCAAGTCCCTGGTAGAAATGCCAACAGCATCCCAAAGTGCCATCCAGGTCAACGGCAACCTCTCAGAACAGGACATTGTATCCTCGGACCTTGCCTACTTAAGGTTGGCTCAGCATCTTGAGGATGGGCCTGGAAGAGTCAAAGTGTCCCACCCATTTCATCCTAGAATGTCCAAGGTGCAAAGCAATGGGCCTATTAGCGTATGCTTGGAAGCAGGGACTTGGAGGCCCTCAGAGAAAGCAACTGCTACCATTCAAGTCCCAGATGATATTTACCAGAGTCCTACCTGGGCAGCTAGAAAATCCACTATCAGCTCAGACAGGTCAGGTGACATAAGCAACTCCATCCATCCTCTGGTTGACGTGTGTCCAGGTGATGGGAGAACAGTGCCACTATCAGAATCAGAAAGATCCCCTTCCTGCTTAGATGCCACCAGCGATGCCAACCACGTGCCAGGCACAGGGAAACTTAAACCCGAATTGCTCTTGCCCCAAGACAACTCTGATGACAAAGACCTTGACCCACTGTCACCTCAGTCAAAGGAAACATGTATTCCGTCACCTCCACGGACTCACAGCTCCCCCTCACCAGGCCCCCACAGCCAGCCCGCCCATTCAGGAGGGGCTTCAGACTGTTCTTCATTGAGTAACAATCACCAGGAGCAGATGGCAAAGAACCCCACCCAGTCAGACACCATGGAGTTTCAAAACTGTTCAGGAAGCAATCACCTCCCATCTCCTCTTCCAAGAAGGGAGACCAAACTTCAGAACAACGGAGAGACTGGTGGGATTAATCCAATTCATCTGGCACAGGGGGAACTCTGTGATCTCCAAGGCAGGCTGCAATCCGTGGAGGAATCTCTGCACTCGAACCAAGAGAAAATTAAAGTCCTTTTGAATGTAATTCAAGACTTGGAGAAAGCTCGAGCTCTCACAGAAGggtaaggtgatttttttttttttaattgaaaactaCTGGGTTAAGTCATTTGCCAggacaggggcagagagagcactGGTTTCTCTTAATAAAATGTCTCCAAAGTCTTTGAGGTTCTGTGGTTTCCCCAAATCATAACCAATGGCCTCCCTTTGTTCCGAGTGGGTTTCATTCATTTCTAGGCTTTGGTGGATTTCCATTGCTATTTGTTTTGGTTTCCAAATATCAACAGACTGGAGAAAGGGAGGGCAGTGAAACAACAGGGtcaaaaagtatttttacaaCAAGAGGGGGCTGGTAAATAAATGATGGCAGAAGATGATAGCACACAGCTACTTCCCCCAGTCCACCCTTCTAGCATGTTGCTGTATTTGCACaggattttagttatttgt
Proteins encoded in this window:
- the INSYN2B gene encoding protein INSYN2B isoform X2, giving the protein MAQQNMKVRPVLLKRNSLESVEFVKQPHHRRSKSQQVRFKEDGTSKTPPGLDEVDVQASEDPAVMGKTQASRHHHLPTYSLSFPRSQKAGGFRNIAIQTSPSLRKHFPVFKRKRLTSSKSLVEMPTASQSAIQVNGNLSEQDIVSSDLAYLRLAQHLEDGPGRVKVSHPFHPRMSKVQSNGPISVCLEAGTWRPSEKATATIQVPDDIYQSPTWAARKSTISSDRSGDISNSIHPLVDVCPGDGRTVPLSESERSPSCLDATSDANHVPGTGKLKPELLLPQDNSDDKDLDPLSPQSKETCIPSPPRTHSSPSPGPHSQPAHSGGASDCSSLSNNHQEQMAKNPTQSDTMEFQNCSGSNHLPSPLPRRETKLQNNGETGGINPIHLAQGELCDLQGRLQSVEESLHSNQEKIKVLLNVIQDLEKARALTEGRNFYRTGQDLNNCSTCQNTACIIYRFPELRRSILKISLSLQSHQSPVPFQRFLKVAT
- the INSYN2B gene encoding protein INSYN2B isoform X4; the encoded protein is MAQQNMKVRPVLLKRNSLESVEFVKQPHHRRSKSQQVRFKEDGTSKTPPGLDEVDVQASEDPAVMGKTQASRHHHLPTYSLSFPRSQKAGGFRNIAIQTSPSLRKHFPVFKRKRLTSSKSLVEMPTASQSAIQVNGNLSEQDIVSSDLAYLRLAQHLEDGPGRVKVSHPFHPRMSKVQSNGPISVCLEAGTWRPSEKATATIQVPDDIYQSPTWAARKSTISSDRSGDISNSIHPLVDVCPGDGRTVPLSESERSPSCLDATSDANHVPGTGKLKPELLLPQDNSDDKDLDPLSPQSKETCIPSPPRTHSSPSPGPHSQPAHSGGASDCSSLSNNHQEQMAKNPTQSDTMEFQNCSGSNHLPSPLPRRETKLQNNGETGGINPIHLAQGELCDLQGRLQSVEESLHSNQEKIKVLLNVIQDLEKARALTEGRNFYRTGQDLNNCSTCQNTACIIYRWKTSIPCRR
- the INSYN2B gene encoding protein INSYN2B isoform X3, which encodes MAQQNMKVRPVLLKRNSLESVEFVKQPHHRRSKSQQVRFKEDGTSKTPPGLDEVDVQASEDPAVMGKTQASRHHHLPTYSLSFPRSQKAGGFRNIAIQTSPSLRKHFPVFKRKRLTSSKSLVEMPTASQSAIQVNGNLSEQDIVSSDLAYLRLAQHLEDGPGRVKVSHPFHPRMSKVQSNGPISVCLEAGTWRPSEKATATIQVPDDIYQSPTWAARKSTISSDRSGDISNSIHPLVDVCPGDGRTVPLSESERSPSCLDATSDANHVPGTGKLKPELLLPQDNSDDKDLDPLSPQSKETCIPSPPRTHSSPSPGPHSQPAHSGGASDCSSLSNNHQEQMAKNPTQSDTMEFQNCSGSNHLPSPLPRRETKLQNNGETGGINPIHLAQGELCDLQGRLQSVEESLHSNQEKIKVLLNVIQDLEKARALTEGRNFYRTGQDLNNCSTCQNTACIIYSLLKRTRYMRKRILVLQELLDWARKTPMILVNT
- the INSYN2B gene encoding protein INSYN2B isoform X1, translated to MAQQNMKVRPVLLKRNSLESVEFVKQPHHRRSKSQQVRFKEDGTSKTPPGLDEVDVQASEDPAVMGKTQASRHHHLPTYSLSFPRSQKAGGFRNIAIQTSPSLRKHFPVFKRKRLTSSKSLVEMPTASQSAIQVNGNLSEQDIVSSDLAYLRLAQHLEDGPGRVKVSHPFHPRMSKVQSNGPISVCLEAGTWRPSEKATATIQVPDDIYQSPTWAARKSTISSDRSGDISNSIHPLVDVCPGDGRTVPLSESERSPSCLDATSDANHVPGTGKLKPELLLPQDNSDDKDLDPLSPQSKETCIPSPPRTHSSPSPGPHSQPAHSGGASDCSSLSNNHQEQMAKNPTQSDTMEFQNCSGSNHLPSPLPRRETKLQNNGETGGINPIHLAQGELCDLQGRLQSVEESLHSNQEKIKVLLNVIQDLEKARALTEGRNFYRTGQDLNNCSTCQNTACIIYSVEYDFRQQEGRFHEVLQSLEEAEPVEETFPPPKSPAETPVPEKQDLRRKTKKVKKKCFWWI
- the INSYN2B gene encoding protein INSYN2B isoform X5, with amino-acid sequence MAQQNMKVRPVLLKRNSLESVEFVKQPHHRRSKSQQVRFKEDGTSKTPPGLDEVDVQASEDPAVMGKTQASRHHHLPTYSLSFPRSQKAGGFRNIAIQTSPSLRKHFPVFKRKRLTSSKSLVEMPTASQSAIQVNGNLSEQDIVSSDLAYLRLAQHLEDGPGRVKVSHPFHPRMSKVQSNGPISVCLEAGTWRPSEKATATIQVPDDIYQSPTWAARKSTISSDRSGDISNSIHPLVDVCPGDGRTVPLSESERSPSCLDATSDANHVPGTGKLKPELLLPQDNSDDKDLDPLSPQSKETCIPSPPRTHSSPSPGPHSQPAHSGGASDCSSLSNNHQEQMAKNPTQSDTMEFQNCSGSNHLPSPLPRRETKLQNNGETGGINPIHLAQGELCDLQGRLQSVEESLHSNQEKIKVLLNVIQDLEKARALTEGRNFYRTGQDLNNCSTCQNTACIIYRI